One segment of Clostridium ljungdahlii DSM 13528 DNA contains the following:
- a CDS encoding ParM/StbA family protein, with the protein MGRNKNFYFQNRYFISGVRFSTVLEKTENMGKTAISITKEYGIDSNISWRFKKLDKDKNEKGNLQIDLSQVNINTTTEPVWMNVDDKIIHIAKQMIDEGLSDEEISSKIYSRLKEGGVNMENKKIIKNISADIGNNYAKGSIDDKVLSFVNKVRKERQVNKLADNDYIQLSDEQGYYVIANDDDKFEESQSKKDKNFIPTLYYLICRALFLDEIDADEVDVNLSMLTPINQANETQEYINKIKEKDSYMCSYRINNNENTVIINIKNVEMFLEGVASLPLIENHVGMQSICDVGSKTINVIKARKNRILTVDTIDDLGTFEYYDKLINKIDNRTVNISNIQQLIEDGICSHDKSLLKEYLKKVLSETNKVVKFDTCVNVNFTGGAMELFKSQGLNFEKGNIKVMEDPVFTNVRGSKKFLDTKYKIAAGE; encoded by the coding sequence ATGGGGCGAAATAAGAATTTTTATTTTCAGAATCGTTATTTCATTTCAGGTGTCAGATTTTCAACGGTTTTAGAAAAAACTGAAAATATGGGAAAAACTGCAATAAGTATAACTAAAGAATATGGAATTGATAGCAATATAAGTTGGAGATTTAAAAAGCTTGACAAAGATAAAAATGAAAAAGGGAACTTGCAAATTGATTTGAGTCAAGTAAATATTAATACAACCACAGAACCAGTATGGATGAATGTAGATGATAAAATTATCCATATAGCAAAACAAATGATAGATGAAGGTTTAAGTGATGAAGAAATATCAAGCAAAATTTATTCAAGATTAAAGGAAGGTGGAGTAAATATGGAAAATAAAAAAATAATTAAAAATATAAGTGCAGATATTGGAAATAACTATGCAAAGGGAAGTATAGATGATAAGGTTCTTAGTTTTGTAAATAAAGTAAGAAAAGAAAGACAAGTTAATAAATTAGCAGATAATGATTACATTCAATTAAGTGATGAACAAGGATATTATGTTATAGCTAATGATGATGATAAGTTTGAAGAAAGCCAATCTAAGAAGGATAAAAATTTCATACCAACTCTTTACTATTTGATTTGCAGAGCTTTATTTTTAGATGAAATAGATGCAGACGAAGTTGATGTAAATTTATCTATGCTTACACCAATTAACCAAGCTAATGAAACGCAAGAATATATTAACAAAATAAAGGAAAAAGATAGCTATATGTGTAGCTATAGAATTAACAATAATGAAAATACTGTAATTATAAATATAAAGAATGTAGAAATGTTTTTGGAAGGGGTTGCAAGTTTACCGTTAATTGAAAATCATGTTGGGATGCAAAGTATCTGTGACGTGGGCTCAAAAACGATAAATGTCATAAAAGCAAGAAAAAATCGTATTCTTACTGTAGATACAATTGATGATTTAGGTACTTTTGAATATTATGACAAGCTTATAAACAAGATTGATAACAGAACGGTAAACATATCTAATATACAGCAATTAATAGAAGATGGGATTTGCAGTCATGATAAAAGTTTATTAAAGGAATATCTAAAAAAAGTATTAAGTGAAACAAATAAGGTTGTAAAATTTGATACTTGTGTCAATGTTAATTTTACAGGTGGTGCTATGGAATTATTTAAATCACAAGGGCTTAATTTTGAAAAAGGTAATATTAAAGTAATGGAAGATCCAGTATTTACAAACGTAAGAGGTTCTAAGAAGTTTTTAGATACTAAATATAAAATAGCAGCAGGTGAATAA
- a CDS encoding tyrosine-type recombinase/integrase codes for MGVKKLINVVKKQDRSIREIYEKYLKHCISIGQAHGTIESKKQFFRYSLPKIVNVDDSITTFTKHKLEEHIISMRKAGYAGNYYQTFVIKSKAFLTYCFNHHYLKKFEVKIPTITQKKKDIYTEEELIKLLKKPNLKTCLVGEYKSWVTINFLLATGARSETLLNVLVKDVNFQEKSILFRHMKAHKQITVPLSPTLEYVLREYVELLDLEPDNLLFPKLDKKKMKYDTLHETINGFCKRRNVAMKGINTFRNTFATLFIKNGNNNIYLLQKLLGHADIRMTERYINLLPLEMKEDINKYNPLDVLSHKRLTLNKGGNR; via the coding sequence ATGGGTGTTAAAAAACTGATAAACGTGGTTAAAAAGCAGGATAGAAGCATTAGAGAAATTTATGAAAAATATTTAAAACATTGTATTTCTATAGGCCAGGCACATGGAACTATAGAGTCAAAAAAGCAATTCTTTAGGTATTCACTTCCTAAAATAGTAAATGTAGATGATAGTATAACTACTTTTACAAAACATAAATTAGAAGAACATATAATATCTATGAGAAAAGCGGGTTATGCAGGTAATTATTATCAAACCTTTGTTATTAAATCAAAAGCATTTTTAACGTATTGCTTTAATCATCATTATCTTAAAAAATTTGAAGTTAAAATTCCAACAATAACTCAAAAGAAAAAGGATATTTATACAGAAGAAGAATTAATTAAATTACTGAAGAAACCAAATCTGAAAACCTGCCTTGTGGGAGAGTATAAATCATGGGTAACTATAAATTTTTTATTAGCTACTGGAGCAAGAAGTGAAACTTTATTAAATGTGTTAGTTAAGGATGTGAATTTTCAAGAAAAAAGTATCTTATTTAGACACATGAAAGCACATAAGCAAATAACAGTACCCCTAAGTCCTACACTAGAATATGTATTAAGAGAATATGTAGAATTATTGGATTTAGAACCAGACAATTTATTATTTCCTAAATTAGATAAAAAGAAAATGAAGTATGACACACTTCACGAAACTATTAATGGCTTCTGTAAGCGTAGGAATGTAGCTATGAAAGGCATAAACACATTCCGTAATACTTTTGCTACATTGTTTATTAAAAATGGAAATAATAATATATATTTACTTCAAAAATTATTAGGACATGCTGATATTAGAATGACTGAGAGATATATTAACTTATTACCCCTTGAGATGAAAGAAGATATTAATAAATATAATCCTTTAGATGTGTTGAGTCATAAAAGGTTGACATTGAATAAAGGAGGTAATAGGTAA
- a CDS encoding helix-turn-helix domain-containing protein: MIKIYISDLLGKYKKNQAWLAQETGIRPASISNFYYEKVKRIELDQLEAIYKAFKQLDKNIKFTDIINIVDNEEKAKD; encoded by the coding sequence ATGATTAAAATATACATAAGTGATCTGTTAGGAAAATATAAAAAGAATCAAGCATGGTTAGCACAGGAAACAGGCATAAGACCTGCTAGTATAAGCAATTTCTATTATGAGAAAGTTAAAAGAATAGAGTTAGATCAATTAGAAGCTATTTATAAAGCTTTCAAACAATTAGATAAGAATATCAAATTTACTGATATAATAAATATAGTTGATAATGAAGAAAAGGCAAAGGATTAA
- a CDS encoding helix-turn-helix domain-containing protein: MQGYTIISNNIITSNISNNAYRVYSALLSMAYGEKDYCYPSECYLANMLHKSIRTIQRGLYELKEQGLIVIKRRGSISNLYKIIGKKITKKVEEVAKKVKNTKKSFYSSKKKSAFNSFPQRKYDFKELEQQLLSGNYDSEKLIE, from the coding sequence ATGCAAGGTTATACAATTATATCTAATAATATTATTACCTCTAACATTTCAAATAATGCATATAGAGTGTATTCTGCTCTTTTATCCATGGCTTATGGGGAAAAGGACTACTGTTACCCATCAGAGTGTTATTTGGCTAATATGCTCCATAAAAGCATACGCACAATACAGAGAGGACTTTATGAATTAAAAGAACAAGGTTTGATTGTTATAAAAAGACGTGGTTCTATTTCAAATCTATATAAAATAATAGGAAAGAAGATAACTAAGAAAGTAGAAGAGGTAGCTAAAAAAGTTAAAAATACTAAAAAGAGCTTTTATAGCAGCAAGAAAAAATCTGCATTTAATAGCTTTCCACAACGTAAATATGATTTTAAAGAATTAGAACAACAACTATTGTCTGGAAATTATGATTCAGAAAAATTAATAGAATAA
- a CDS encoding helix-turn-helix domain-containing protein, whose translation MIGLYFIRKLYNMSMDELAHNLNITKQTVSKWEKRKIPISDKRLNQLSKIFNIPQKYFQKELDEIDRMEIQNIKLNSELKNYEYQYEDTITDPDTGEEITVTQTSIDEGALFDFSLNSYNLNQKKLLIAIKDSMDRQFEENNDEYRDYGLGNANEILELYERFLKLVNNADIDNNTIKRVLMGVQLAYGKIFDSEKFVRKIAKDIKEYNKESKTWSDEEGGERL comes from the coding sequence ATGATAGGACTTTACTTCATTAGAAAATTATATAATATGTCTATGGATGAATTAGCACATAATCTAAATATAACAAAGCAAACAGTATCTAAATGGGAAAAACGAAAGATCCCTATATCAGATAAAAGATTAAATCAACTTTCAAAAATATTTAATATTCCACAAAAATATTTTCAAAAGGAACTGGATGAAATAGATAGAATGGAAATTCAAAATATAAAATTGAATAGTGAACTTAAAAATTATGAATATCAATATGAGGACACAATTACAGATCCAGACACAGGAGAAGAAATAACTGTAACACAAACTAGTATAGATGAAGGTGCATTATTTGATTTTAGCTTAAATAGTTACAATTTGAATCAAAAAAAACTTTTAATAGCCATAAAAGATTCAATGGATAGGCAATTTGAAGAAAATAATGATGAATATAGGGATTATGGATTAGGTAACGCTAATGAAATATTGGAATTATATGAAAGGTTTTTAAAATTAGTGAATAATGCAGATATAGATAATAACACTATAAAAAGAGTATTAATGGGTGTACAACTTGCTTATGGAAAAATTTTTGATTCCGAGAAATTTGTTAGAAAAATTGCTAAAGATATAAAAGAATATAATAAGGAAAGTAAAACATGGAGTGATGAAGAAGGTGGTGAAAGGTTATGA